One Streptomyces sp. B21-105 genomic region harbors:
- a CDS encoding nucleotide sugar dehydrogenase, giving the protein MKVSVFGLGYVGCVSAACLASMGHEVVGVDVNQVKVDLVNDGKAPVVEERIGELIAGVVRTGALRATGDVREAIMDSEISLVCVGTPSEPNGSLCTTYLERVTEEIGAALAERGGRHTVVFRSTMLPGTCLNLLVPILEKYVGGTAGVDVGVAVNPEFLREGTSVRDFFDPPKTVIGELDPASGDAVAALYGDLPGEVFRVPVPTAEAIKYADNAFHGLKIGFANELGAVCQALGVDSHQVMDVFLADRKLNISPAYLRPGFAFGGSCLPKDLRSLVHAAQRADVSVPILSHVLPSNSDHLQRAVELVERTGKRRAGLFGLSFKPGTDDLRESPLVELAERLFGKGYDLKIYDANVSMSRLLGANREYIETRLPHLAQLLADSVEEVLDHAEVCLVGTRDPAVLSALPRGDDGPVIVDLVHLPDADARRADRGYVGLAW; this is encoded by the coding sequence ATGAAGGTCAGCGTTTTCGGGCTCGGCTACGTGGGCTGTGTGTCGGCCGCGTGCCTGGCGAGCATGGGTCACGAGGTCGTCGGGGTGGACGTCAACCAGGTGAAGGTCGACCTGGTCAACGACGGCAAGGCACCGGTGGTGGAGGAGCGCATCGGCGAGCTCATCGCCGGCGTCGTGCGGACCGGGGCGCTGCGCGCCACCGGCGACGTCCGCGAGGCGATCATGGACAGTGAGATCTCGCTGGTCTGCGTGGGCACGCCGTCGGAGCCCAACGGCAGCCTGTGCACGACGTACTTGGAGCGGGTCACCGAGGAGATCGGCGCGGCGCTGGCCGAGCGGGGCGGGCGGCACACCGTGGTGTTCCGCAGCACCATGCTGCCGGGCACCTGCCTGAACCTGCTGGTGCCGATCCTGGAGAAGTACGTCGGGGGCACGGCCGGGGTGGACGTCGGGGTCGCGGTCAACCCTGAGTTCCTGCGCGAGGGCACCAGCGTGCGGGACTTCTTCGACCCGCCCAAGACCGTCATCGGCGAACTCGACCCGGCGAGCGGCGACGCGGTGGCGGCGCTGTACGGGGACCTGCCCGGCGAGGTGTTCCGGGTGCCGGTCCCGACCGCCGAGGCGATCAAGTACGCGGACAACGCGTTCCACGGCCTCAAGATCGGTTTCGCGAACGAGCTGGGCGCGGTGTGCCAGGCGCTCGGCGTGGACTCGCACCAGGTGATGGACGTGTTCCTGGCCGACCGCAAACTGAACATCAGCCCCGCCTATCTGCGGCCCGGCTTCGCCTTCGGCGGCTCGTGCCTGCCCAAGGACCTGCGCAGCCTGGTCCACGCGGCGCAGCGGGCCGACGTCTCGGTGCCCATCCTGTCCCATGTGCTGCCCTCCAACTCCGACCATCTGCAGCGTGCGGTGGAGCTGGTGGAGCGCACCGGGAAACGCCGGGCGGGCCTGTTCGGGCTGTCCTTCAAGCCCGGCACCGACGACCTTCGCGAGAGCCCGCTCGTCGAGCTGGCGGAGCGGCTCTTCGGCAAGGGGTACGACCTGAAGATCTACGACGCGAACGTGAGCATGTCCCGGCTGCTCGGCGCGAACCGGGAGTACATCGAGACCCGGCTGCCGCATCTCGCGCAACTGCTCGCGGACTCCGTCGAGGAGGTGCTGGACCACGCCGAGGTGTGCCTGGTCGGGACGAGGGACCCGGCCGTGCTGTCGGCGCTGCCCCGTGGCGACGACGGTCCGGTGATCGTCGACCTCGTCCATCTCCCCGACGCCGACGCGCGGCGGGCCGACCGGGGGTACGTGGGCCTTGCCTGGTGA
- a CDS encoding sugar transferase, translating to MRQGELVSPFPSARGRLENDTISRPAIDWEQRYRRTVIISDTAATAFVVAGIGNFFGARDAANWHEKWGILAFGTELLVLGALAVSRSWAPAVLGQGAEEFRRLGRSLFAATVVLALGGIALTSRNIKLWIFVAVPAIAIVTMTARYVLRLWLHKQRKEGRCLRPVLAAGSPATVRDLIARTRKFPHLGWRVDAVCTTDGLALDGDLVEGVPVVGRLADVAGHVRRDGYRVVAVTPDPYWSPDRLQRLAWNLEGSDAEMVVAPVLMEVAGPRLHIDAVLGIPLLRVSMPTFTGGRRAVKGVVDRMGAAVLLVVFAPLMVCVGLLVLVDSRGGVFYRQRRVGKDGGEFTILKFRTMVADADRARAQLSALNEGAGPLFKLRRDPRVTRVGAVLRRYSIDELPQLFNVLTGSMSLVGPRPPLPEESAAYGPDIRRRLLVKPGLTGLWQISGRSDLSWEEAVRLDLRYVEDWSLALDTVILWKTLRAVLYGQGAY from the coding sequence GTGCGGCAAGGGGAGCTAGTCAGCCCGTTTCCGTCGGCGCGCGGGCGTCTGGAGAACGACACGATCAGCCGGCCCGCCATCGACTGGGAGCAGCGGTACCGCCGTACCGTGATCATCAGCGATACCGCGGCCACCGCGTTCGTGGTGGCGGGCATCGGCAACTTCTTCGGGGCCCGGGACGCGGCCAACTGGCATGAGAAGTGGGGCATTCTCGCGTTCGGCACCGAGTTGCTGGTGCTGGGGGCGCTCGCGGTGAGCCGGTCGTGGGCTCCGGCCGTGCTCGGCCAGGGCGCCGAGGAGTTCCGCCGGCTCGGACGTTCGCTGTTCGCGGCGACCGTCGTCCTGGCGCTCGGCGGGATCGCCCTCACCTCGCGCAACATCAAGCTCTGGATCTTCGTCGCGGTCCCCGCGATCGCGATCGTCACCATGACGGCGCGGTATGTGCTGCGGCTTTGGCTGCACAAACAGCGGAAGGAAGGACGGTGTCTGCGACCGGTGCTCGCCGCCGGCAGCCCGGCCACCGTGCGCGACCTGATCGCCCGGACCCGCAAGTTCCCGCACCTCGGCTGGCGGGTGGACGCGGTGTGCACGACGGACGGTCTCGCGCTCGACGGCGACCTGGTGGAGGGAGTGCCGGTCGTCGGCCGGCTGGCGGACGTCGCGGGCCATGTGCGCCGCGACGGCTACCGGGTCGTCGCGGTCACCCCGGACCCGTACTGGTCACCGGACCGGCTGCAGCGGCTGGCCTGGAACCTCGAGGGCAGCGACGCCGAGATGGTCGTGGCCCCCGTGCTGATGGAGGTGGCCGGCCCGCGGCTGCACATCGACGCGGTGCTCGGCATCCCGCTGCTGCGGGTCAGCATGCCGACCTTCACCGGGGGCCGCCGGGCGGTCAAGGGCGTCGTCGACCGGATGGGCGCGGCGGTCCTGCTCGTCGTGTTCGCGCCGCTGATGGTGTGCGTCGGGCTGCTCGTGCTGGTGGACAGCCGGGGCGGGGTGTTCTACCGACAGCGCAGAGTCGGCAAGGACGGCGGCGAGTTCACCATTCTCAAGTTCCGCACCATGGTCGCCGACGCCGACCGGGCGCGGGCCCAGCTGTCCGCCCTCAACGAGGGCGCCGGTCCGCTGTTCAAGCTCCGCCGGGATCCGCGGGTGACCCGGGTGGGAGCGGTGCTGCGCCGGTACTCGATCGACGAACTCCCGCAGTTGTTCAACGTGCTCACCGGATCGATGTCGCTCGTCGGCCCGCGGCCCCCGCTGCCGGAGGAGTCCGCCGCGTACGGCCCGGACATCCGGCGGCGGCTGCTGGTCAAACCCGGGCTCACCGGTCTGTGGCAGATCAGCGGACGCAGTGACCTGTCGTGGGAGGAGGCGGTACGGCTGGACCTGCGGTACGTGGAGGACTGGTCGCTCGCCCTGGACACGGTGATCTTGTGGAAGACGCTGCGTGCGGTGCTCTACGGCCAGGGGGCCTACTGA
- a CDS encoding cell division protein SepF: MNRYDVTDEQWEGLAQVVPLRGRDAWPSAVDHRSLPDSETETRRRFVVLRVNVFADAREVAETLMAGIPVLLDLTGAETDTAKRVLDFSTGVVFGLASGMHRVDRNVFLLTPPGTEVGGIMEGAGVPEV, from the coding sequence GTGAACCGTTACGACGTCACCGATGAGCAGTGGGAAGGGCTCGCACAGGTCGTTCCGTTGCGCGGCCGGGACGCGTGGCCCTCGGCGGTGGACCACCGCTCGCTCCCGGACTCCGAGACGGAGACCCGGCGCCGTTTCGTCGTCCTGCGGGTCAACGTCTTCGCGGACGCCCGTGAGGTCGCCGAGACGCTGATGGCGGGCATCCCGGTGCTGCTCGACCTGACCGGGGCGGAGACCGACACCGCCAAACGGGTGCTGGACTTCTCCACCGGGGTCGTCTTCGGCCTCGCCAGCGGTATGCACCGGGTCGACCGCAACGTCTTCCTGCTCACCCCGCCGGGCACCGAGGTCGGCGGGATCATGGAGGGAGCCGGCGTACCGGAGGTCTGA
- a CDS encoding ATP-binding protein: MPSSFSSSAPLPHAAPVPRAAHVPHAAPDGAATGDAPPIVPAQAKPQPQPQPQTYRHGEQQTAPRGGGVRTAAAGGLTPPPPPSRARPASEPAATASTSLRQPRACVTELRLSAFAGHRGARFPLGAVTLFTGASGTGKSTALRAYEALARLGGGARLAEVFADPVACVPQGARPDAQRRRGFRIGCTADGPAGPVRLDVAVQAEPELRIVGERLSAGGVVLLETALRDPGRRTVQAAWHTGGSAPVTRAPLPDDRLGTALLPLRVAGKTDGQRQVLAAAEQMVVALRSVFACDPQPDWMGVPVPTGSGRLLTGCDNLAAVLWRIREECGRRHAALVAALSAGSAGRAGPVVDLRAEPLPDGTVRAVLDRAGGGCTELARLGYGELRYLALALVLLTGPGVLDVDPAGEVPAATQTLTLLADGLDRGLDVRQRAELLRLAVRMAERGHIRCVGAVSDGSWAARTDGVTVVDLGP; the protein is encoded by the coding sequence ATGCCCTCGTCGTTCTCCTCTTCCGCCCCCCTGCCGCACGCCGCTCCTGTGCCGCGCGCCGCCCACGTGCCGCACGCCGCGCCCGACGGGGCGGCGACCGGGGACGCGCCCCCCATCGTGCCCGCACAGGCGAAGCCACAGCCGCAGCCGCAGCCGCAGACGTATCGCCACGGGGAGCAGCAGACCGCGCCCCGTGGCGGCGGCGTGCGGACGGCAGCCGCCGGCGGGCTCACGCCACCGCCACCGCCATCGCGCGCCCGTCCGGCGTCCGAGCCCGCCGCAACGGCGTCCACATCCCTGCGGCAACCGCGAGCTTGCGTCACCGAGTTGCGGCTCTCCGCTTTCGCGGGACATCGGGGCGCGCGGTTCCCGCTGGGGGCCGTCACCTTGTTCACCGGGGCCAGCGGCACCGGAAAGAGCACGGCGCTGCGGGCGTACGAGGCGCTGGCGCGGCTCGGGGGAGGAGCACGGCTGGCCGAGGTGTTCGCCGATCCGGTCGCGTGCGTGCCGCAGGGCGCACGCCCCGACGCGCAGCGACGCCGCGGATTCCGTATCGGCTGCACGGCCGACGGCCCCGCCGGGCCGGTCCGGCTCGACGTCGCCGTGCAGGCCGAGCCGGAACTGCGCATCGTCGGCGAGCGGCTGAGCGCGGGCGGCGTCGTCCTGCTGGAGACCGCGCTGCGCGATCCCGGACGGCGCACGGTGCAGGCCGCCTGGCACACCGGTGGCTCCGCGCCGGTGACCCGCGCCCCGCTGCCCGACGACCGCCTCGGCACCGCGCTGCTGCCGCTGCGCGTCGCGGGCAAGACCGACGGCCAGCGACAGGTGCTGGCCGCCGCCGAACAGATGGTGGTCGCCCTGCGGTCCGTCTTCGCCTGCGATCCGCAGCCCGACTGGATGGGCGTCCCCGTCCCCACCGGCTCCGGCCGCCTGCTGACCGGCTGCGACAACCTCGCCGCCGTCCTCTGGCGCATCCGCGAGGAATGCGGACGGCGGCACGCGGCCCTGGTGGCCGCGCTGTCCGCCGGATCCGCGGGACGCGCCGGGCCGGTGGTGGACCTTCGCGCCGAACCACTGCCCGACGGCACGGTCCGCGCGGTGCTCGACCGCGCAGGCGGCGGGTGTACGGAACTCGCCCGGCTGGGATACGGCGAACTGCGCTACCTCGCCCTCGCCCTGGTGCTGCTCACCGGGCCGGGCGTCCTCGACGTCGACCCGGCCGGCGAGGTTCCCGCCGCGACGCAGACCCTCACTCTGCTCGCCGACGGCCTGGACCGCGGCCTCGACGTCCGACAGCGCGCCGAACTGCTGCGCCTGGCGGTGCGGATGGCCGAACGCGGGCACATCCGCTGCGTCGGCGCGGTCAGCGACGGCTCCTGGGCCGCCCGTACCGACGGCGTGACGGTGGTAGACCTGGGTCCGTGA
- a CDS encoding nucleotide pyrophosphohydrolase: MTKRHLDVAKLQRRLAEFAAVRNWQPFHTPKNLVAALSVEASELVEIFQWLTPEESARVMDDPDTAHRVTDEVADVLAYLLQLCEVLGIDPLTALDAKIDRNERRFPAP, encoded by the coding sequence GTGACGAAACGACACCTGGATGTGGCGAAACTGCAGCGCAGACTGGCCGAGTTCGCGGCCGTGCGGAACTGGCAGCCCTTCCACACGCCCAAGAACCTCGTCGCCGCGCTCAGCGTGGAGGCGTCCGAACTCGTCGAGATCTTCCAGTGGCTGACGCCGGAGGAGTCGGCCCGCGTGATGGACGATCCCGACACCGCCCACCGCGTGACGGACGAGGTCGCCGACGTGCTCGCCTATCTGCTGCAACTGTGCGAGGTGCTCGGGATCGACCCCCTGACGGCGCTGGACGCGAAGATCGACCGCAACGAGCGCAGATTCCCCGCCCCTTAG
- a CDS encoding DUF6099 family protein, with protein MDAVRLILTSRRELADSGEGAEILTQVWQAQALAQAIGSRLAVSGPPELRGEALGLTELAGRGCGVLGAPDLDPGELLAARLTELEDARQALLDLAGLLGEVGIALVGLASSADDQGTYWKCMEAIDAADESRDRVLEMLRKLTAREEREEREAAVPER; from the coding sequence ATGGACGCGGTGCGGCTCATCCTGACGAGCAGACGCGAGCTGGCGGACAGCGGCGAAGGAGCGGAGATCCTCACGCAGGTGTGGCAGGCGCAGGCCCTGGCGCAGGCGATCGGCAGCCGCCTCGCCGTCTCGGGCCCGCCCGAACTGCGCGGCGAGGCGCTGGGCCTGACGGAACTGGCGGGCCGGGGCTGCGGCGTGCTGGGCGCTCCGGACCTCGATCCGGGGGAGTTGCTCGCCGCCCGGCTGACCGAACTGGAGGACGCCCGCCAGGCGCTGCTCGATCTGGCCGGCCTGCTCGGCGAGGTCGGCATCGCCCTGGTCGGCCTGGCCAGCTCGGCGGACGACCAGGGCACGTACTGGAAGTGCATGGAGGCCATCGACGCGGCGGACGAGTCCCGGGACCGGGTCCTGGAGATGCTGCGCAAACTGACGGCACGCGAGGAACGGGAGGAACGGGAGGCCGCGGTACCGGAGCGTTGA
- a CDS encoding LLM class F420-dependent oxidoreductase, producing MDLRIFTEPQQGATYDTLLTVAKATEDLGFDAFFRSDHYLKMGDVSGLPGPTDAWITLAGLARETKRIRLGTLMTAGTFRLPGVLAIQVAQVDQMSGGRIELGLGTGWFEEEHRAYGIPFPKEKFGRLEEQLEIVTGLWATEPGKTYDFHGTYYELTGSPALPKPAQAKIPVLIGGNGATRTPRLAARFADEFNMPFGTVEDSERQFGRVRAAAEEIGRDADAITLSNALVVCVGKDDQELARRAAAIGREVDELRTNGLAGSPAEVVDRIGRFAEIGSRRMYLQVLDLHDLDHLELISAQVQAQLP from the coding sequence ATGGATCTTCGCATCTTCACCGAGCCCCAGCAGGGGGCGACCTACGACACCCTCCTCACCGTGGCGAAAGCCACCGAGGACCTCGGGTTCGACGCCTTCTTCCGGTCCGATCATTATCTGAAGATGGGCGACGTGAGCGGTCTTCCGGGCCCCACGGACGCCTGGATCACCCTGGCCGGTCTCGCCCGCGAAACGAAGCGCATCCGCCTCGGCACCCTGATGACCGCCGGCACCTTCCGGCTGCCCGGCGTGCTCGCCATCCAGGTCGCGCAGGTGGACCAGATGTCCGGCGGGCGCATCGAACTGGGCCTCGGCACAGGCTGGTTCGAGGAGGAGCACAGGGCGTACGGCATCCCCTTCCCGAAGGAGAAGTTCGGCCGGCTGGAGGAGCAGCTGGAGATCGTCACGGGCCTGTGGGCAACCGAGCCCGGCAAGACCTACGACTTCCACGGCACGTACTACGAGCTCACCGGCTCGCCCGCGCTGCCCAAGCCCGCACAGGCGAAGATCCCCGTGCTGATCGGCGGGAACGGCGCGACCCGCACCCCGCGGCTCGCCGCCCGGTTCGCCGACGAGTTCAACATGCCGTTCGGCACGGTCGAGGACAGCGAGCGGCAGTTCGGCCGGGTGCGGGCGGCCGCCGAGGAGATCGGGCGCGACGCGGACGCGATCACTCTGTCCAACGCCCTCGTCGTCTGCGTCGGCAAGGACGACCAGGAGCTCGCCCGGCGGGCCGCCGCGATCGGCCGCGAGGTCGACGAGCTTCGCACCAACGGGCTGGCCGGTTCCCCGGCCGAGGTCGTCGACAGGATCGGCCGCTTCGCCGAGATCGGCTCCCGGCGGATGTACCTCCAGGTCCTGGACCTGCACGACCTGGACCACCTGGAACTGATCTCCGCGCAGGTGCAGGCGCAGCTGCCGTAG
- a CDS encoding DUF4232 domain-containing protein: MRRPALLLTAVAAALLLTACGSEHAGTQNGGARAGGSTSPSPVDRPAVDGVRITSVTIPSASPSASVAAPVSAAYEVVNSTPGALTYTVLFGFTTSTGGAMGNQKVTVRSVGAGRTVTGTVRMATLPPGAPPVTTVKVAQVTKVPADEAPTEPGVCPPSGVRVTADDGDAAMGLRVVGLFLENCGTKNRTLEGYPRLSLLDDDLQPVRGVKVMKGSGGIATVTGFDDQPRAVTLKPGERARAGMMWRNTTGFGEAVDVPYVRVRATAGAAPVTVTPHLDLGTTGKLGVSPWRRAEEPAGIGS, translated from the coding sequence ATGCGCAGACCCGCCCTCCTCCTCACCGCCGTCGCCGCCGCGCTGCTGCTCACAGCGTGCGGATCGGAACACGCCGGCACGCAGAACGGGGGTGCCCGCGCAGGCGGTTCGACGTCGCCCTCCCCGGTCGACCGGCCCGCGGTCGACGGCGTGCGGATCACCTCGGTGACCATCCCCTCCGCGTCCCCCTCCGCTTCTGTGGCGGCTCCCGTTTCCGCCGCCTACGAGGTGGTCAACTCGACCCCCGGCGCTCTGACGTACACCGTCCTCTTCGGCTTCACGACGAGCACGGGCGGGGCCATGGGCAACCAGAAGGTGACCGTCCGCTCGGTCGGAGCGGGCCGTACGGTCACCGGGACCGTACGGATGGCGACGCTCCCACCGGGAGCGCCTCCGGTGACGACGGTGAAGGTCGCCCAGGTCACCAAGGTGCCCGCGGACGAGGCGCCGACCGAACCGGGAGTCTGCCCGCCCTCCGGCGTCCGGGTCACCGCCGACGACGGCGACGCCGCCATGGGCCTGCGTGTCGTGGGACTGTTCCTGGAGAACTGCGGGACCAAGAACCGCACCCTCGAGGGCTACCCGCGACTGAGCCTGCTCGACGACGATCTCCAGCCGGTCCGGGGCGTCAAGGTGATGAAGGGCAGCGGCGGAATCGCCACCGTCACCGGATTCGACGACCAGCCCCGGGCCGTGACCCTGAAGCCCGGGGAGCGGGCGCGCGCCGGGATGATGTGGCGCAACACCACCGGCTTCGGCGAGGCCGTCGACGTCCCCTACGTCAGGGTGCGCGCCACGGCCGGCGCCGCGCCGGTGACGGTGACCCCCCACCTGGACCTCGGCACCACGGGGAAACTGGGAGTCAGCCCGTGGCGCAGGGCGGAGGAGCCGGCCGGTATCGGCTCCTAG